Proteins encoded by one window of Streptomyces sp. NBC_01707:
- a CDS encoding SpoIIE family protein phosphatase, whose amino-acid sequence MFTYLFEARPASGRDDVYRSQVMALQAALGECGDLIEQCEYRSATREGWLLWMSSWANSGCSALQCAKQVSRSALQSYKESGLLEFCSRAGCEFTGTDYAASSASGRGDGSQPVDRATAVTVLSAPRGELPDLCVGPRQRAERLGLDVSAQGLVMWDLFEGLDAQGETLVLLSWSDLEAAREFECHHNLPSRVRIRHIDVSSDRSGEIQDSPPLAPFSAQKHWKALEILAESGATLSVDLDLVGTAQALTDLLVPHLAVAATVDIADTSVGESAIIASSPHRLMRMGATKAPTLAIPARDARFDVPQCFPIPDAHALLSSGPRVFKVKDAGFSNAVQEDRQGYRYVQTLGLESVGLIPLRVCAGETLGLLSLYRQDGQFGWEDLNLLEELARRACIAMNNCRAYLRERDAATSLRIATRQRGIPATPALNVRHGFSDANDAERYWFDVIALPGARTALAVGNSLLQGPSVAAAIMRLRSAIQALSHLDLAPQELMTRVNDLTVDLEPSLASSVRDSQSAENGTCLYLVYDPIKRQVTFAHAGEIQLFATLSTGETQILSGGKAPALGQPGQKYSQDNVSAEPGTCFALTPLPHGLSILKKALEEGASDIDNKFQDAATALYPTHPEAAPLVILQTHAIDSQHSVAWNLPQDIAAVASARTLAERQLSVWGLKDENKFMATLVISELVTNAIRYASSPISLRLIRQDKLTCEVSDGSSTAPYIQYALPDEEGGRGLYIVAECSSRWGVRHESTGKTIWAEQNLNTA is encoded by the coding sequence ATGTTCACCTACCTGTTTGAGGCACGTCCAGCGTCAGGCCGGGACGATGTCTACCGTAGCCAAGTCATGGCTTTGCAGGCGGCGCTCGGAGAGTGCGGCGACCTGATTGAACAATGCGAGTACCGCAGCGCTACTCGGGAGGGGTGGCTGCTGTGGATGTCGTCCTGGGCGAATTCTGGATGCTCAGCGCTGCAGTGTGCTAAACAAGTCAGCCGCAGCGCACTGCAGTCGTATAAGGAATCGGGCCTTCTCGAGTTCTGCTCCAGAGCAGGCTGTGAGTTCACGGGCACGGACTATGCCGCGTCGTCTGCTTCCGGCCGCGGCGATGGCAGTCAGCCCGTCGATAGAGCGACGGCAGTGACCGTCCTGAGTGCGCCGCGGGGAGAGCTGCCCGATCTCTGCGTCGGGCCGCGGCAGCGTGCCGAGAGGCTCGGCCTTGACGTATCAGCGCAGGGCTTGGTGATGTGGGACCTCTTTGAAGGGTTGGACGCCCAGGGTGAGACGCTCGTCCTTCTTTCCTGGAGTGACCTAGAGGCAGCCAGGGAGTTCGAGTGCCACCACAACCTGCCAAGCAGGGTACGGATACGTCACATTGACGTATCCAGCGATCGGTCTGGCGAGATTCAAGACTCGCCGCCTCTTGCGCCGTTCAGTGCACAAAAGCACTGGAAAGCACTGGAAATACTTGCAGAATCTGGTGCGACGCTGAGTGTCGATTTGGATTTGGTAGGAACAGCGCAAGCTTTGACTGACCTTCTGGTGCCTCACCTAGCTGTTGCCGCCACAGTCGATATTGCAGACACATCGGTCGGCGAAAGCGCCATAATCGCGTCATCGCCGCACAGATTGATGCGCATGGGTGCGACAAAGGCACCAACACTTGCCATCCCGGCTCGCGATGCCCGATTCGACGTGCCGCAATGCTTCCCCATTCCTGATGCTCACGCCTTGCTTTCCAGTGGCCCACGTGTGTTCAAAGTCAAAGATGCTGGCTTCAGTAACGCAGTTCAAGAAGACCGCCAGGGTTATCGGTATGTGCAAACCTTGGGCTTGGAGTCGGTGGGTCTTATCCCTTTGAGGGTGTGCGCAGGTGAAACTCTGGGGCTGCTAAGTCTGTACCGTCAGGATGGCCAGTTCGGGTGGGAAGACCTTAATTTGCTGGAAGAACTCGCGCGGCGTGCCTGTATAGCGATGAACAATTGTCGTGCGTACCTTCGCGAACGGGACGCCGCTACCTCTCTACGCATCGCAACGCGCCAGAGGGGCATTCCTGCAACACCCGCGCTGAACGTGCGCCATGGCTTCAGCGACGCAAACGATGCTGAAAGGTACTGGTTCGACGTCATCGCTCTTCCCGGTGCGCGAACCGCCTTGGCCGTTGGAAATTCTCTGTTGCAAGGGCCTTCGGTAGCGGCAGCAATAATGCGACTCCGTTCGGCGATCCAAGCTCTGTCCCATCTCGACCTGGCGCCACAGGAGTTGATGACAAGAGTCAACGACCTCACTGTCGATCTCGAACCAAGCCTTGCATCATCCGTGCGCGATTCCCAAAGCGCTGAGAACGGAACATGTTTGTATCTCGTCTACGACCCTATAAAAAGGCAAGTCACCTTCGCTCATGCCGGTGAGATCCAGCTCTTCGCTACTCTGTCAACAGGGGAGACTCAGATCCTGAGCGGTGGGAAGGCGCCGGCGCTCGGCCAACCGGGCCAAAAGTACTCGCAGGATAACGTCTCCGCTGAGCCAGGAACTTGTTTTGCACTGACTCCTCTTCCTCATGGTCTAAGCATCCTGAAGAAGGCCCTTGAGGAAGGGGCCTCGGATATTGATAACAAATTTCAGGATGCGGCGACGGCGTTGTACCCGACGCATCCCGAGGCCGCACCACTCGTCATCCTCCAGACGCATGCCATCGACTCGCAACACAGTGTGGCCTGGAACCTCCCTCAAGACATAGCAGCTGTTGCTTCTGCCAGGACGCTGGCTGAGCGGCAACTCAGCGTATGGGGACTGAAAGACGAAAATAAATTCATGGCAACGCTAGTCATTAGCGAGCTCGTTACCAACGCTATACGTTACGCATCTTCCCCTATTAGTCTCCGTCTGATTCGTCAAGATAAGCTGACATGCGAAGTGTCGGACGGCAGTAGCACCGCGCCATATATTCAGTACGCACTCCCAGACGAGGAGGGAGGGCGCGGCCTCTACATCGTTGCCGAGTGTTCCTCCCGGTGGGGCGTACGTCATGAATCCACAGGCAAAACAATCTGGGCCGAACAGAACCTGAATACAGCCTGA
- a CDS encoding XRE family transcriptional regulator — MESHEAIALALAEVGPQLRRHRMRRGVTLTTLAAATGISKSTLSRLESGQRRPGLELLLPIVQALRISLDDVVQAVPQEGPFNQLKPQPWNGMVRLPLARQIGPIQAFKLVVPVGRAHPDPQVHEGHMWLYVLSGSLRLVLGDKDLQVRVGESAEFGTRVPHWFGNNCQEPAEALCLFGRQGEQVRPIVTPSTAGHSRDSAAPPPHTLYGEK; from the coding sequence CTGGCACTAGCGGAAGTAGGCCCTCAGCTGCGGCGGCACCGTATGCGTCGTGGTGTGACTCTGACGACGCTCGCTGCGGCGACCGGTATTTCCAAGAGCACTCTGTCCCGGTTGGAGTCGGGCCAGCGGCGTCCTGGGCTGGAGCTCCTGCTGCCGATAGTTCAGGCGCTGCGGATCAGTCTGGACGACGTGGTTCAGGCTGTGCCGCAGGAAGGTCCCTTCAATCAGCTGAAGCCGCAGCCCTGGAACGGGATGGTGCGTCTGCCGCTCGCCCGCCAGATCGGCCCCATCCAGGCGTTCAAGCTGGTCGTGCCGGTGGGCCGTGCCCATCCCGACCCACAGGTCCACGAAGGGCACATGTGGTTGTACGTCCTGTCCGGCAGCCTGCGCCTCGTGCTTGGAGACAAGGATCTGCAGGTGAGGGTCGGCGAGTCGGCCGAGTTCGGCACCCGGGTGCCGCACTGGTTCGGCAACAACTGCCAAGAGCCTGCCGAAGCGCTCTGTCTGTTTGGCCGTCAAGGTGAACAGGTGCGACCTATTGTGACGCCGTCAACCGCCGGGCACAGTCGAGACTCGGCAGCCCCTCCCCCGCACACCCTCTACGGCGAGAAATGA
- a CDS encoding transposase, which yields MVRKDPGRRGFQVQPKRWAIERAFSWLTAHRRLARDYETIPALSETVIRWAMIGVMVCRLTCGRPATQPCPHALLRAAAGQAIRLG from the coding sequence ATGGTCCGTAAAGACCCGGGCCGGCGCGGCTTCCAGGTCCAACCCAAGCGGTGGGCGATCGAGCGCGCCTTCTCTTGGCTCACCGCCCACCGCCGCCTCGCCCGGGACTACGAGACCATTCCGGCCCTGTCCGAGACCGTGATCCGCTGGGCGATGATCGGCGTCATGGTCTGCCGTCTGACCTGCGGCCGACCGGCGACGCAGCCGTGCCCGCATGCGCTCCTACGCGCCGCAGCCGGACAAGCTATTCGACTCGGCTGA
- a CDS encoding DUF6193 family natural product biosynthesis protein: MAGRARHGREPHRHSLVEAAYVHPALRALFPLVSHGSLLQPVHPLPLSQDLPSIFPHG; encoded by the coding sequence GTGGCAGGTCGTGCGAGACACGGACGCGAACCTCATCGACACAGCCTGGTAGAGGCGGCATACGTACACCCTGCCCTCCGGGCTCTGTTTCCGCTGGTCAGCCATGGATCGCTGCTTCAGCCGGTGCACCCGCTTCCCTTGTCGCAAGACCTGCCCTCGATCTTCCCCCACGGCTAA